CAGTATTCTTTTAGTTGTGGATTATCTGGTGAGGCACTTTCTTTTACCTTGATATGTCGGATTATGGGAGTGTCGCCAACTTCAAATAGTTTGAACCACTTTTCGCTGCCTCTTCCGTCTACACCCTTACAGGTGAAGACCCATTTTCGTGTTCCAACACAGTGAAAATACTTGTCCTTAACCCATGTTTCGGTTTTTGATGGGTGTCTGCGTTTTGCCCATTGCCAGAGTGATTGCCATACCCGATGTCGGATATAACTAAAGGTATCTTTGCTACATACTCCTCTGTAGTAGTTGGCAAAGCCTCGGAGAATTGGGTTTAGTTTGGTGATAACAGTTTCCTGTGTGGCTCCGCTGAGTGAGGCTATAACCCGCCCGATGTTCTTACAGAATTGGAGAACTTTAGTCTTAGCTGGTTTGATAAGAGCCTTTTCACTGTATGTTCGGATGTTAAAACCCAGGAAGTCAAAACCATCTTCAACCTGTACTATTTTTGTTTTCTCCTCGCTTAATTTCAGGTTGCGGTCTTCTAGCCATTTCTCGATTTCCTTCTTCGCTCCTAAGATATCCTCTTTGGAGTTTGCCATGACAACAAAGTCATCGGCATATCGAATTACCCCCATACCCTTCTTGTTAAGTTGTCCTTTTGGATGACTTTTTCTGGGTCTATCTCTGTAGGGGATTGCTCTTATAGCTGTTTCTAGTCCATGTAGACCTATGTTGGCTAATAAAGGGCTAATCACACCACCTTGGGGAGTTCCTTGGGTAGTTTCATTAAACGTTCCTTTATCCATGAAACCGGATTTTAGCCACATCTTGATGAGTTTTCGTCCAGGGGTGTTCCCTATTGATTTCTCAATCTGGCTATGTGAAATGTTATCAAAAAATCCTGAAATATCTGCATCTAGAACCCACGTATCACCCTTTGCCGTCCCTTTACTGGTTATTCTGTTGAATATTTGGTCAATAGCATCGGCGCAACTACGTCCAGGTCTAAAGCCGTAGGAATTAGGTTCAAATACGGCTTCCCATTCAGGTTCTAGTAGATTTTTGACTATTGCTTGCATGACTCTATCCCTGATGGTTGGGATACCAAGGGGACGCATCTTACCGTTGGATTTTGGGATATACAACCTTTTTGTTGGTTTAACGGTATGAGCCGTGTTTTCCATATCCAATGTAAGTTTTACGCGCTGCTGGGGAGTATTAATAACCTCCTTATCAATCCCAGCCGTTTGCTTTCCGGTGTTAACCTGCGTAATTTGTCTAATGCTAAGTAATAGGTTCGCATGACTTCGTAGCATCAACTTCTGCAAATTTCGCAATTTGCGGAAGTTACCAAGTTGTCGGGCGCGAAAGATTCTTTGTCGTAGATTCTTCACGGCTTTTGTAGCTTTACGCCAGTTAATGTCGTTCCACTCTTCTAGCCGTTTATTTTGTCCGTTTATTAGACGTTGCCGCATAATATCTAACTTATCAAAACAATTAGGTTTCGTTGACTTGTATCTGTCGCATAAGACCAAGGACACGTCTGCTTTGCTTTCGCTCGGAGGCAAATTTTGAACCTCTATCCTGATTCATTACAAATCGGCGTTCGCTTGTTGTCCCTTCCTACTCCCTCCAGAGGGTTCCATCTTCCTTACGGTTGATTTACCAAAGATATTGACTTTCTTTGGACTCTGTAGGGGTTTTCCTGTTGTATCGGTTGGTTTTCGCGTTCCTTTTAGGTGGTAACTCTCCTGCGGTGGGGTTTGTATTCACACGTACATAGGAACGCAGAGCCTATGGACTACCCACTTACCTTTTGGTTCAAGCCTATCAGCCTGATTTGGCTTGTCATGCGATGACGCAGTTTAAACGCTACTTCACTTGTGTTCACCATGAGGAGCATCCCTCTTGCTCCCAAACCACATTAGGCTAGTAGTCTAGGTTACTTTCGTGGTCTGCATATTCTGGTTGGATTACTCCTTCCTTCTGACCGGACTACTGGCGTAGTCTTTTACGTGAGGGTCTGAGGTGTGAATCTCAGAGTGGAATTGGAAGGATGTTATGGTGCATCTTTTCCCACTTAGCGTAGGTTCCACAGACCATTGTAGAGATGGAAGAATGGGTTACACCCGTTTCCTGGCAAGGGCTAGGCTCTACTTAACCGACCAGTTCAGGTCGCACTCGCATCTCTCATCTGGCGATTACGCTTTTCTGTAATCGCTGCAAGCCTGTTTGACCAAAAACCCTGCGGTTTATTTTCCTTGATTTTAGCTACAGATTTGTTATACCACTGGTTGATGCTTTTTAAATGTAGTCCGTCAACTATAAAGGATGTACCAATATTAGAAACACAAGTTAACCAATTATTTAACCCGTGGTCAATTCCTAATACTTTTGATGCGTCCACCTCGGAGATTTTAATATCTTGTTGGTAAACAAATTCTGCATAAAAGCATCTGTTCCTTGGCAGGATACGGACTTCTCTTATTGATTTATAGTCCAGATTTGAGGGCATAGGGATATAAAAAGCGTCTATTCCAAACCACGCTTTCACCTTACTACCTAAAGGGAATCTCAATATTCCGTCCTTTAATTTTAAATAACGCCCCGTAAAGGTTGCAATAGACATTACACTTTTACAGTAATTTGGTGGTTGAGGTTTTTGAGTTACCGTACCTTCTTTTATGTGCCTTTCGTTCTATTTGGTGAAAACAGCAAATATTTTTTCAGAAACTATCCTAATTAATCCACGTCATCCCACATATAACATATTATTGGCAACCCCATGATGAGTCGTTCTATCCGTTGGCAATCTAGTACCGCTGCACTCATGGCCATAGCCATTACAACTGGTGCAGCTACCCCCTTATTATCCTTTGCTCCGGCTTTTGCCCAAGGATACAATCTCAATCAATCGCGGACAATTAGTATTCCCGCTAATGTAACTTTACCTATCACCTACGAAAAGGAGAAAGTTATTGTCAAACCAGGCGAAACATTAGCCCTAACTCTGAAAATAGCTGACAATATTACTGATAGTAATAGAAATATTTTAATTCCTGCCAATACTGAAGTTATTGGTGAATTACAACCAGTAAAATTAAATACTCAATCTTCCCGTAATAACCAGCAAGGTGTCCGTTTTGTAGCTAGAGAATTAGTATTTCCTTCTGGACAAAGACAACAGATTTATGCTAATTCCAAAATTATCACCAAAACAGAAACAATCTCTAAGGGAGCAAGCACTGGACAAATATTAACTGATGCTGCTATTGGTGCCGGTGCAGCTAGTCTGATTTCATTGGTAACAGGTAATAAGAAAATTGAAGTTTTAGAACCTGTAGGTGGTGCAGCAGCAGGTGCTTTGGCTAGTGTATTATTGCGGAAACCAAAAGCTGATGTTTTTGTCCTCAGACCAGAACAGGATTTAGCTATTACCCTGACTTCAAATTTAGTGATAACTCGTCAATAGATTTAATAGTAGTAATTAGGGCTTGCTGAATAAAACTGAACCCTTTTATTAATAAGGGTTTCGCTGATTTTTATCACAAGAAAGTGCAAGGTTTTGGCAAATGGAGTCTCAAAATTGGTGCATTTTCCTGGGTCAGATTTAGAAAATTGAGGATATCCAGATGGCTGAAACTGTTCCCTGTTCCCTTTTCCCTGTTCCCTGCCCTCGCGGACAACTTATTCAGCAAACCCTAATTATGTTGTGAATTTGATGATCTAAATAAAGCGGTTGTTTCCTAAATTATGGTGAGCGATCGCTTTATTTTATGTATCAATCTCTAGAGGTATATGCCACTCAATAAGAAATGTTAGTTTAGTTTATCAAACAGAATTCATCCGCCACTCGCACAGAATACCCAACTGAATTCTGACTCTGTGACTCCTGAATTCTGTTTGATAAATGAATTTTAAGTCTGTTCTCTATTATAACCAACAGATTGCAACCAAATTATAAACGTTGTCCCTGGGATATGCGGTAATGTGATCATTGAGTTAATTGCTGGACTGAAAACCTCTATGTTTCCCTGCATTTCTGCTATCAACTGTTTAGCAATAGCAATTCCTAAACCAGTCCCAGGAATTTCTGTTTTTGCCTGTACACCCCGGTAATGTCTTTCTCCTAGATGTTCTAAGTCTTCTGGGGGAATACCGGGGCCTGTATCACTAATAGCAATACCTTGTAAATTTCCTTTTTGTGACCCACATTGGACTAAAACTTTACCACCAGATGGAGTATATTTCAAAGCATTATCAAGGATATTATTCAAGACTTCTCGCAATGCTTTCTCATTGACTCTTGCTAACGGTAAATAACTGGGAATTTCCGTAATTAATTGTAAATTTCGTTCTTGGGCAATTGCTTGACCAGATATTAATAAAGGTACTAATAAATCTGCTAGGGAACAATCAGTTAATTTTTCTCCTGTTCCGGGCAATAATAACGCAGGTTTAGTTTCCTTTTGCACATTTTGGTTAATAACTACCTTGGACTGGGCTAATGGTAAAGCGGCTAAATCTGCTGTATTTAAATCAATCACTTGATCAAACTGTTTCAATAATTCTTGTAGGCGATCGCTCTCTCGGACTATACTAGTTGCTACCTCACGATTAGGATCAACCGGTCGCATTCGCTTCAATAGTAATTTACCAAAGGTGCGGATAGCAGTTAAGGGGTTACGAAACTGATGCAAGAGATTATCCAATAAATCCCGTTGTCCCTCTTGCAGAATTTGTTCTTGTTGAAGTTGGTGTTGCAACC
The window above is part of the Dolichospermum sp. DET69 genome. Proteins encoded here:
- the ltrA gene encoding group II intron reverse transcriptase/maturase, coding for MRQRLINGQNKRLEEWNDINWRKATKAVKNLRQRIFRARQLGNFRKLRNLQKLMLRSHANLLLSIRQITQVNTGKQTAGIDKEVINTPQQRVKLTLDMENTAHTVKPTKRLYIPKSNGKMRPLGIPTIRDRVMQAIVKNLLEPEWEAVFEPNSYGFRPGRSCADAIDQIFNRITSKGTAKGDTWVLDADISGFFDNISHSQIEKSIGNTPGRKLIKMWLKSGFMDKGTFNETTQGTPQGGVISPLLANIGLHGLETAIRAIPYRDRPRKSHPKGQLNKKGMGVIRYADDFVVMANSKEDILGAKKEIEKWLEDRNLKLSEEKTKIVQVEDGFDFLGFNIRTYSEKALIKPAKTKVLQFCKNIGRVIASLSGATQETVITKLNPILRGFANYYRGVCSKDTFSYIRHRVWQSLWQWAKRRHPSKTETWVKDKYFHCVGTRKWVFTCKGVDGRGSEKWFKLFEVGDTPIIRHIKVKESASPDNPQLKEYWEDRRNKQGEQYWAKGSKYYQVGKNQGWKCPVCGDYLFNGEDIETHHIVPVKEGGTNDTQNLVHLHKTCHKQEHS
- a CDS encoding conjugal transfer protein TrbI, giving the protein MSRSIRWQSSTAALMAIAITTGAATPLLSFAPAFAQGYNLNQSRTISIPANVTLPITYEKEKVIVKPGETLALTLKIADNITDSNRNILIPANTEVIGELQPVKLNTQSSRNNQQGVRFVARELVFPSGQRQQIYANSKIITKTETISKGASTGQILTDAAIGAGAASLISLVTGNKKIEVLEPVGGAAAGALASVLLRKPKADVFVLRPEQDLAITLTSNLVITRQ
- a CDS encoding sensor histidine kinase, whose translation is MLMSASSDFLALCREQMALLTQGMGASFTVVYLTQELVEKPTGEARLIPVIVYPETIALNPSDEYGETQDSYSVRLANVLALPNQQTRLLKPTSVSSHPSAESAATGKQNLHNGQDEYLLSHNQIVLPLMYEGVMVGLLVTARDDRQWNEREEQEIKRIAKTLAIACILDQRRAWLQHQLQQEQILQEGQRDLLDNLLHQFRNPLTAIRTFGKLLLKRMRPVDPNREVATSIVRESDRLQELLKQFDQVIDLNTADLAALPLAQSKVVINQNVQKETKPALLLPGTGEKLTDCSLADLLVPLLISGQAIAQERNLQLITEIPSYLPLARVNEKALREVLNNILDNALKYTPSGGKVLVQCGSQKGNLQGIAISDTGPGIPPEDLEHLGERHYRGVQAKTEIPGTGLGIAIAKQLIAEMQGNIEVFSPAINSMITLPHIPGTTFIIWLQSVGYNREQT